One stretch of Pedobacter riviphilus DNA includes these proteins:
- a CDS encoding aminopeptidase P family protein codes for MTFVEKLQALRQLMAAQKIDAYVITAADPHISEYLPAHYKAIPFACGFTGSAGTLVITQGFAGLWTDSRYFTQAETQLSGSGYELVKLKVPHTPEYIDWLLQALPKGAKVGFNHQLITVGLALEMQNSLIQREIAIIDVDFISTIWLDRVGLPKENAFLISEEAAGLTISAKIKEVRAALKINGADYHFISSLDDIAWLFNLRGNDVDYNPVVLSFALITPVEVKLFMDKQKLTQTDIETLNQQGVTLRPYAEVAEALKNLPKATQIFIDPKRTCFGLYECLPSGSKIISGINPSTHLKSLKNSTEINHIRRAMLNDGVALTRFFKWMEDHFGKEKITEWSAAEKLAAFRAEQTSFVGLSFNTIAGYNANGALPHYSITAESNQEILGDGLFLVDSGGQYLYGTTDITRVMPIGNCSSTQADDYTLVLKGLIEGSKLIFPEGTKGYQIDSICRKPLWEQAINFGHGTGHGIGFFLNVHEGPQNISPANVDVVFKPGMVTSIEPGIYRPGKHGVRIENLVLCIPKGSSEFGDFLTFETLTLCFIDTAIINKTLLAADQIAWLNQYNQQVFEQLEPHLSIAEARWLKEKCRSI; via the coding sequence ATGACCTTTGTAGAAAAATTGCAGGCCCTGCGCCAATTAATGGCTGCTCAAAAAATAGATGCTTATGTTATTACGGCTGCAGATCCACACATCAGTGAGTATTTACCTGCGCATTATAAAGCCATTCCTTTTGCTTGCGGCTTTACAGGGTCAGCCGGTACGCTAGTCATTACTCAGGGTTTTGCGGGGCTATGGACTGATTCACGGTATTTTACGCAGGCAGAAACACAATTAAGTGGTTCTGGTTACGAATTGGTAAAGTTGAAAGTGCCGCATACCCCCGAATATATCGATTGGTTGCTCCAGGCTTTGCCAAAGGGTGCAAAAGTAGGCTTTAACCACCAGCTGATTACGGTAGGTTTAGCTCTCGAGATGCAGAATAGTTTAATACAACGAGAAATAGCGATAATTGATGTTGATTTTATCAGCACTATCTGGCTGGATAGGGTAGGGCTACCTAAAGAAAATGCCTTTTTAATTAGCGAAGAAGCTGCAGGACTTACCATTTCGGCTAAAATAAAAGAGGTAAGAGCTGCTTTAAAAATAAATGGGGCAGATTATCATTTCATTTCATCGCTTGATGACATTGCCTGGCTATTTAATTTAAGGGGAAATGATGTAGATTATAATCCTGTAGTTTTAAGTTTTGCTTTAATAACACCTGTAGAGGTAAAACTCTTTATGGATAAACAAAAGTTGACGCAAACTGATATTGAAACTTTAAATCAGCAAGGTGTAACTTTACGTCCCTATGCTGAAGTGGCCGAAGCACTAAAAAATTTACCAAAAGCTACACAGATTTTTATCGATCCAAAACGTACCTGTTTCGGTTTGTATGAATGTTTACCAAGTGGTTCCAAAATAATTTCAGGTATTAATCCAAGTACACATTTAAAAAGCTTAAAAAACAGTACTGAAATTAATCATATCCGCAGGGCGATGTTAAACGATGGGGTAGCTTTAACTAGGTTTTTTAAATGGATGGAAGATCATTTTGGAAAAGAAAAGATTACAGAATGGTCTGCAGCAGAGAAATTAGCTGCGTTTAGGGCAGAACAAACATCTTTCGTGGGTTTGAGTTTCAATACCATAGCTGGTTATAATGCAAATGGTGCATTGCCACATTATAGCATAACGGCAGAAAGCAATCAGGAAATTTTAGGTGATGGTTTGTTTCTTGTCGATTCCGGAGGTCAGTATTTGTATGGCACAACCGATATTACCAGGGTAATGCCTATTGGTAATTGCTCATCAACCCAGGCCGATGATTATACCTTGGTGTTAAAAGGCCTGATTGAGGGTTCTAAACTTATCTTTCCGGAGGGTACCAAAGGTTATCAAATCGATTCTATCTGTAGAAAACCACTGTGGGAACAGGCTATAAATTTTGGACATGGAACTGGGCATGGTATTGGTTTTTTCCTGAATGTACATGAAGGACCTCAGAATATTAGTCCAGCTAATGTAGATGTTGTCTTTAAGCCAGGAATGGTAACTTCCATAGAACCTGGGATTTATCGGCCAGGAAAACATGGTGTTCGTATCGAAAACCTGGTTTTATGTATTCCTAAGGGAAGTAGTGAATTTGGTGATTTTCTCACTTTTGAAACCTTAACTTTATGTTTTATCGATACCGCTATCATCAATAAAACACTTTTAGCGGCAGATCAAATCGCCTGGTTAAATCAATATAATCAGCAAGTGTTTGAGCAACTTGAGCCGCACCTTTCAATAGCAGAAGCAAGGTGGTTAAAAGAGAAATGTAGATCCATTTAA
- a CDS encoding DUF5695 domain-containing protein, translating to MIVKSQKKRALSIITFKAIFCCILSFLNIEVIQAQSPWIALGKKPSTLGLENGFSIYNAGAFNLKLVKSSQTVAGLQPKMVKDFDFVPSDSLKVRSSDGLYHLGDINLRLRYIGDETWKGYSTAAKRSPVKNISIGKNVLAAADLAATLPADIPLQVKRIWEMLNGKLVLRFELKNKTDKNVEIGALGIPMIFDNILEGRTLEQTHAKNVFYDPYIGKDAGYLQVTRLSGHAPSLLVAPLGHTPFEAYNPLNDDRTPRGIAFEGFYEWMVYSKAYAENEWKNAEQWNIPTSTILKPGESRSYALQFILSGAAKDIENKLIENKKPVAISVPGYVLPKDAEGKLFINYAKKIKTIQIQPENALKVSALGSTKNGWKSYSVKGNTWGRARLSITYEDGLEQSINYKVIEAESDVIASYGNFLTTKQWFNQADPIFKRNPSVITYDNEKQQQVTQDNRAWISGLSDEGGAGSWLGAIMKQLVQPKKEEVDKLKQFVDSVMFGRIQLKNGPQKYGVKKSLFYYAPDSLPKDTYAENINFKTWSAWPKKEADNLGRSYNYPHVAAAHWVMYRLARNYTGLVAEQSWKQHLIDAAETGMAMVNIAPYYAQFGQMEGTVFYLILNDLKQEGLTAEATRLENEMKKRANHWRSLQYPFGSEMPWDSTGQEEVYVWSSYFGYQDKADVTLDAILAYMPVLPHWAYNGNARRYWDFLYGGKLSRIERMIHHYGSALNAIPVLMDYRKNPNDFYLLRAGYGGLLGAISNITQEGFAPAAFHAYPSTLKNDGITGDYGSGFFGYAVNTSSYILQHPEFGWLAFGGNVNKMGNIINVKLTTAAKSAVYIAPVGLWISLDAGTIDEVNYNTINGEIRLTLSKANEYSPNALLRLSQPAKVNGIGVYSIKGNGFKKRGGYEFPLAKAHTTEVILQR from the coding sequence ATGATTGTTAAATCACAAAAGAAGCGCGCTTTATCTATAATAACTTTTAAAGCAATATTTTGCTGTATTTTATCTTTTCTAAATATTGAGGTAATTCAGGCCCAATCGCCGTGGATTGCTTTAGGTAAAAAGCCGTCCACTTTAGGTTTGGAAAATGGTTTTTCAATCTACAATGCTGGGGCATTTAATCTAAAGCTTGTTAAATCGTCACAAACTGTGGCGGGTCTTCAGCCTAAAATGGTTAAGGATTTCGATTTTGTACCCAGCGATAGTTTAAAGGTGCGTAGTTCTGATGGTTTATATCATTTGGGTGATATCAATTTAAGATTACGTTATATTGGCGATGAAACCTGGAAAGGCTACAGCACTGCGGCAAAACGGAGCCCTGTGAAAAACATTTCTATAGGTAAAAATGTACTTGCTGCTGCCGATCTTGCTGCAACACTTCCGGCCGATATTCCATTGCAGGTTAAACGGATCTGGGAAATGTTGAACGGAAAACTGGTACTGCGCTTCGAGCTGAAAAACAAGACTGATAAAAACGTAGAAATTGGTGCGCTTGGCATCCCGATGATTTTCGATAATATTTTAGAAGGCCGAACATTAGAGCAAACGCATGCCAAAAATGTATTTTATGATCCCTACATCGGAAAAGATGCTGGCTATTTGCAAGTTACCCGGTTAAGTGGCCATGCACCTTCTTTGCTTGTTGCACCATTGGGGCATACACCATTTGAGGCTTATAACCCACTTAATGATGACCGGACACCTAGGGGGATTGCTTTTGAAGGTTTTTACGAATGGATGGTGTACAGTAAAGCCTATGCCGAAAACGAATGGAAAAATGCTGAACAATGGAATATACCAACTTCGACTATTTTAAAGCCTGGCGAAAGCCGGAGTTACGCCCTCCAGTTTATCCTTTCAGGAGCAGCAAAAGACATTGAAAACAAACTGATCGAAAACAAGAAACCAGTAGCCATATCTGTTCCAGGTTATGTACTGCCTAAAGATGCGGAAGGGAAATTGTTTATTAACTACGCTAAAAAGATCAAAACTATTCAGATCCAACCTGAAAATGCGCTAAAAGTAAGTGCTTTAGGTTCAACCAAAAATGGTTGGAAAAGTTATTCTGTAAAGGGGAATACCTGGGGAAGGGCAAGATTGTCTATTACCTATGAAGATGGTTTGGAGCAAAGTATAAATTATAAAGTAATTGAAGCCGAAAGTGATGTGATTGCGAGTTATGGCAATTTTTTAACAACCAAACAATGGTTTAACCAGGCTGATCCTATTTTTAAAAGAAACCCTTCTGTTATTACCTACGACAATGAAAAACAACAGCAGGTAACACAGGATAACAGGGCCTGGATTTCGGGTTTGAGCGATGAAGGCGGTGCAGGCTCGTGGTTGGGGGCAATAATGAAACAATTGGTACAGCCGAAAAAAGAAGAAGTCGACAAGCTAAAGCAGTTTGTAGATAGCGTAATGTTCGGGCGGATACAACTTAAAAACGGCCCTCAGAAATATGGCGTAAAAAAGAGTTTGTTTTATTACGCACCCGATTCACTTCCTAAAGATACTTATGCCGAAAATATCAATTTTAAAACATGGTCTGCATGGCCAAAAAAAGAAGCCGATAACCTGGGCAGATCTTATAACTATCCACATGTTGCAGCGGCCCATTGGGTAATGTATCGGTTGGCACGTAATTATACTGGTCTCGTAGCCGAGCAAAGCTGGAAACAACACCTTATCGATGCAGCAGAAACAGGCATGGCGATGGTTAATATCGCTCCTTATTATGCACAGTTCGGGCAGATGGAAGGTACGGTCTTCTATCTCATTTTAAACGACCTTAAACAGGAGGGATTAACAGCAGAAGCAACCAGGTTAGAAAATGAAATGAAAAAGCGGGCCAACCACTGGCGTTCTTTACAATATCCCTTTGGTAGTGAAATGCCTTGGGACTCTACAGGTCAAGAAGAAGTTTATGTATGGTCTAGCTATTTTGGCTACCAGGATAAGGCAGATGTAACGCTTGATGCTATATTGGCCTACATGCCTGTGCTGCCGCATTGGGCCTATAACGGTAATGCCCGTCGGTACTGGGATTTTCTTTACGGAGGTAAACTTTCGCGTATAGAACGGATGATCCATCATTATGGTTCTGCGCTCAATGCCATTCCAGTATTAATGGATTACCGTAAAAATCCCAACGATTTTTATCTTTTACGTGCCGGCTACGGTGGGTTATTGGGCGCAATTTCCAATATCACGCAAGAAGGTTTTGCACCTGCAGCATTTCATGCTTATCCATCAACCTTAAAAAATGATGGTATTACCGGCGATTATGGATCTGGTTTTTTTGGCTATGCAGTTAATACTTCATCTTACATTTTACAGCATCCTGAATTTGGTTGGTTAGCTTTCGGCGGAAATGTGAATAAAATGGGTAATATCATCAATGTTAAATTAACAACAGCGGCAAAATCTGCAGTTTACATCGCTCCTGTGGGCCTTTGGATTAGTCTTGATGCCGGAACCATTGACGAAGTAAATTACAATACCATAAATGGAGAAATTCGTTTAACACTAAGTAAAGCAAATGAATATTCACCTAATGCCCTGTTGAGGTTGTCGCAGCCGGCAAAGGTTAATGGGATTGGTGTTTATTCAATAAAAGGTAATGGTTTTAAGAAGAGGGGAGGATACGAGTTTCCTCTGGCAAAAGCACATACCACTGAAGTCATTCTTCAAAGATAG